A window from Taeniopygia guttata chromosome 10, bTaeGut7.mat, whole genome shotgun sequence encodes these proteins:
- the PRC1 gene encoding protein regulator of cytokinesis 1 isoform X3: MERGATRKSEVLAAEAVSCLNRAMAALRDIWEEIGIPEEQRLERTDVVRKHIKSLLDMMVAEEESLKERLLKSIALCRKELDTLCRELQLGPFETEEESTILQMEKNLRTCVEVLQKQKRDRKQELKALQEQDRALCDILCTALFTIDTGSVPSLEDLDRYRRHVASLNTLKEQRREEFVTNKHQIILLMEELDHTPDTSFERDVVCEDEEAFCLSQDNIVALQTLLQQLEARRALNEAVCAELRARILALWERLQIPEEERQSSAVHLAGSRARTKRALQQEVDRLEELKLQNMKSVIHAIRAELADYWDKCFYSQEQRERFSPFYDEDYSESLLELHDAEVGKMKIYYETHKDLFEAVQKWQENWQLFLELESKASDPSRFTNRGGNLLKEEKQRAKLQKTLSRLQEELERKVQTWEQEFKGAFLVKGQQFMEYVSEQWQQYRLEKEKEKQERHLKKSREMEAEMLYGSAPRTPIKRRMLSPHTPAKASKLHGTFSASTTSNSTVRSAFGGAVSHSPTTRLPPSGKKFSRARTPTRTAVKPPRRRLREQNKENMSQLDGTTLSAPTFKGFQL, from the exons ATGGAGCGCGGAGCGACCAGGAAaag TGAGGTGCTGGCGGCCGAGGCCGTGTCCTGCCTGAACCGGGCCATGGCGGCGCTGCGGGACATCTGGGAAGAGATCGGCATTCCCGAGGAGCAGCGCCTGGAGCGCACGGACGTGGTCCGGAAGCACATCAAG AGTCTCCTGGACATGATGGTGGCGGAGGAGGAAAGCCTGAAGGAGCGGCTGCTGAAGAGCATCGCCTTGTGTCGGAAGGAGCTGGACACCCTGTGCAGGGAGCTCCAGCTGGGCCCCTTTGAG ACAGAGGAGGAAAGCACCATCCTGCAGATGGAGAAGAACCTGCGCACGTGTGTGGAGGTGCTGCAGAAGCAGAAGCGGGACCGCAAGCAGGAGCTGAaggccctgcaggagcaggaccgAGCCCTGTGTGACATCCTGTGCACAGCCCTGTTCACCATCGACACCGgcagtgtgcccagcctggaggaCCTGGACCGCTACCGGCGCCACGTGGCCTCCCTCAACACCCTGAAG GAGCAAAGGCGGGAAGAATTTGTCACCAACAAGCATCAGATCATTCTGCTCATGGAGGAGCTGGACCACACCCCAGACACCAGCTTTGAGCGGGACGTGGtgtgtgaggatgaggaggcgTTCTGCCTGTCCCAGGACAACATCGTGGCCCTGCAGACGCTGCTGCAGCAG CTGGAAGCCCGGCGGGCCCTGAACGAGGCGGTGTGCGCGGAGCTGCGTGCCAGGATCCTCGCGCTCTGGGAAAGGCTGCAGATCCCCGAGGAGGAGAGACAGTCCTCGGCCGTGCACCTGGCCGGGTCCAGGGCCCGGACCAAGAGAGCT TTGCAGCAGGAGGTTGACCGTCTGGAGGAGCTGAAGCTGCAGAACATGAAGTCCGTCATCCACGCCATCCGGGCAGAGCTGGCTGACTACTGGGACAAATGCTTCTACAGccaagagcagagggaaaggttCAGCCCCTTCTATGATG AGGATTACTCAGAGAGCCTGCTGGAGCTGCATGACGCTGAGGTGGGCAAGATGAAGATCTACTACGAAACACACAAAGATCTGTTTGAGGCTGTTCAGAAGTGGCAGGAGAACTGGCAGCTgttcctggagctggag AGTAAAGCAAGTGACCCCAGCCGCTTCACCAATCGAGGAGGAAACCTTCTGAAGGAGGAGAAGCAGCGAGCAAAGCTGCAGAAGACGCTGTCTAGG ctgcaggaggagctggagaggaaggTCCAGACCTGGGAGCAGGAGTTCAAGGGAGCTTTCCTGGTGAAGGGGCAGCAGTTCATGGAGTATGTGTcagagcagtggcagcagtACCGTctagagaaggagaaggagaagcaggagcgG cacctGAAGAAGAGCCGGGAAATGGAGGCAGAGATGCTCTACGGCAGCGCCCCACGGACGCCCATCAAGCGGCGCATGCTCAGCCCCCACACCCCCGCCAAAGCAAGCAAG CTGCACGGCACCTTCAGCGCCAGCACCACATCCAACAGCACTGTTCGCTCAGCCTTCGGGGGAGCCGTCTCCCACTCGCCCACGACTCGGTTGCCACCCTCTGGGAAGAAG TTCAGCCGGGCCCGGACCCCCACCCGCACGGCAGTGAAGCCCCCCCGACGCAGGCTGAGGGAGCAGAACAAGGAGAACATGTCTCAGCTGGACGGAACCACCCTGAGCG CGCCAACTTTCAAAGGCTTCCAGCTTTGA
- the PRC1 gene encoding protein regulator of cytokinesis 1 isoform X1, which translates to MERGATRKSEVLAAEAVSCLNRAMAALRDIWEEIGIPEEQRLERTDVVRKHIKSLLDMMVAEEESLKERLLKSIALCRKELDTLCRELQLGPFETEEESTILQMEKNLRTCVEVLQKQKRDRKQELKALQEQDRALCDILCTALFTIDTGSVPSLEDLDRYRRHVASLNTLKEQRREEFVTNKHQIILLMEELDHTPDTSFERDVVCEDEEAFCLSQDNIVALQTLLQQLEARRALNEAVCAELRARILALWERLQIPEEERQSSAVHLAGSRARTKRALQQEVDRLEELKLQNMKSVIHAIRAELADYWDKCFYSQEQRERFSPFYDEDYSESLLELHDAEVGKMKIYYETHKDLFEAVQKWQENWQLFLELESKASDPSRFTNRGGNLLKEEKQRAKLQKTLSRLQEELERKVQTWEQEFKGAFLVKGQQFMEYVSEQWQQYRLEKEKEKQERHLKKSREMEAEMLYGSAPRTPIKRRMLSPHTPAKASKLHGTFSASTTSNSTVRSAFGGAVSHSPTTRLPPSGKKFSRARTPTRTAVKPPRRRLREQNKENMSQLDGTTLSGGCTPRAPAQRNHSVSSVASTYSEFARQLSKASSFESTSHVLNSTTNNAAW; encoded by the exons ATGGAGCGCGGAGCGACCAGGAAaag TGAGGTGCTGGCGGCCGAGGCCGTGTCCTGCCTGAACCGGGCCATGGCGGCGCTGCGGGACATCTGGGAAGAGATCGGCATTCCCGAGGAGCAGCGCCTGGAGCGCACGGACGTGGTCCGGAAGCACATCAAG AGTCTCCTGGACATGATGGTGGCGGAGGAGGAAAGCCTGAAGGAGCGGCTGCTGAAGAGCATCGCCTTGTGTCGGAAGGAGCTGGACACCCTGTGCAGGGAGCTCCAGCTGGGCCCCTTTGAG ACAGAGGAGGAAAGCACCATCCTGCAGATGGAGAAGAACCTGCGCACGTGTGTGGAGGTGCTGCAGAAGCAGAAGCGGGACCGCAAGCAGGAGCTGAaggccctgcaggagcaggaccgAGCCCTGTGTGACATCCTGTGCACAGCCCTGTTCACCATCGACACCGgcagtgtgcccagcctggaggaCCTGGACCGCTACCGGCGCCACGTGGCCTCCCTCAACACCCTGAAG GAGCAAAGGCGGGAAGAATTTGTCACCAACAAGCATCAGATCATTCTGCTCATGGAGGAGCTGGACCACACCCCAGACACCAGCTTTGAGCGGGACGTGGtgtgtgaggatgaggaggcgTTCTGCCTGTCCCAGGACAACATCGTGGCCCTGCAGACGCTGCTGCAGCAG CTGGAAGCCCGGCGGGCCCTGAACGAGGCGGTGTGCGCGGAGCTGCGTGCCAGGATCCTCGCGCTCTGGGAAAGGCTGCAGATCCCCGAGGAGGAGAGACAGTCCTCGGCCGTGCACCTGGCCGGGTCCAGGGCCCGGACCAAGAGAGCT TTGCAGCAGGAGGTTGACCGTCTGGAGGAGCTGAAGCTGCAGAACATGAAGTCCGTCATCCACGCCATCCGGGCAGAGCTGGCTGACTACTGGGACAAATGCTTCTACAGccaagagcagagggaaaggttCAGCCCCTTCTATGATG AGGATTACTCAGAGAGCCTGCTGGAGCTGCATGACGCTGAGGTGGGCAAGATGAAGATCTACTACGAAACACACAAAGATCTGTTTGAGGCTGTTCAGAAGTGGCAGGAGAACTGGCAGCTgttcctggagctggag AGTAAAGCAAGTGACCCCAGCCGCTTCACCAATCGAGGAGGAAACCTTCTGAAGGAGGAGAAGCAGCGAGCAAAGCTGCAGAAGACGCTGTCTAGG ctgcaggaggagctggagaggaaggTCCAGACCTGGGAGCAGGAGTTCAAGGGAGCTTTCCTGGTGAAGGGGCAGCAGTTCATGGAGTATGTGTcagagcagtggcagcagtACCGTctagagaaggagaaggagaagcaggagcgG cacctGAAGAAGAGCCGGGAAATGGAGGCAGAGATGCTCTACGGCAGCGCCCCACGGACGCCCATCAAGCGGCGCATGCTCAGCCCCCACACCCCCGCCAAAGCAAGCAAG CTGCACGGCACCTTCAGCGCCAGCACCACATCCAACAGCACTGTTCGCTCAGCCTTCGGGGGAGCCGTCTCCCACTCGCCCACGACTCGGTTGCCACCCTCTGGGAAGAAG TTCAGCCGGGCCCGGACCCCCACCCGCACGGCAGTGAAGCCCCCCCGACGCAGGCTGAGGGAGCAGAACAAGGAGAACATGTCTCAGCTGGACGGAACCACCCTGAGCGGTGGGtgcacccccagagcccctgcCCAGCGTAACCACAGCGTTAGTTCTGTTGCCAGCACCTATTCTGAGTTTGCG CGCCAACTTTCAAAGGCTTCCAGCTTTGAAAGCACCTCCCATGTTCTCAACTCCACCACCAACAATGCCGCGTGGTGA
- the PRC1 gene encoding protein regulator of cytokinesis 1 isoform X2, with product MERGATRKSEVLAAEAVSCLNRAMAALRDIWEEIGIPEEQRLERTDVVRKHIKSLLDMMVAEEESLKERLLKSIALCRKELDTLCRELQLGPFETEEESTILQMEKNLRTCVEVLQKQKRDRKQELKALQEQDRALCDILCTALFTIDTGSVPSLEDLDRYRRHVASLNTLKEQRREEFVTNKHQIILLMEELDHTPDTSFERDVVCEDEEAFCLSQDNIVALQTLLQQLEARRALNEAVCAELRARILALWERLQIPEEERQSSAVHLAGSRARTKRALQQEVDRLEELKLQNMKSVIHAIRAELADYWDKCFYSQEQRERFSPFYDEDYSESLLELHDAEVGKMKIYYETHKDLFEAVQKWQENWQLFLELESKASDPSRFTNRGGNLLKEEKQRAKLQKTLSRLQEELERKVQTWEQEFKGAFLVKGQQFMEYVSEQWQQYRLEKEKEKQERHLKKSREMEAEMLYGSAPRTPIKRRMLSPHTPAKASKLHGTFSASTTSNSTVRSAFGGAVSHSPTTRLPPSGKKFSRARTPTRTAVKPPRRRLREQNKENMSQLDGTTLSGGCTPRAPAQRNHSRQLSKASSFESTSHVLNSTTNNAAW from the exons ATGGAGCGCGGAGCGACCAGGAAaag TGAGGTGCTGGCGGCCGAGGCCGTGTCCTGCCTGAACCGGGCCATGGCGGCGCTGCGGGACATCTGGGAAGAGATCGGCATTCCCGAGGAGCAGCGCCTGGAGCGCACGGACGTGGTCCGGAAGCACATCAAG AGTCTCCTGGACATGATGGTGGCGGAGGAGGAAAGCCTGAAGGAGCGGCTGCTGAAGAGCATCGCCTTGTGTCGGAAGGAGCTGGACACCCTGTGCAGGGAGCTCCAGCTGGGCCCCTTTGAG ACAGAGGAGGAAAGCACCATCCTGCAGATGGAGAAGAACCTGCGCACGTGTGTGGAGGTGCTGCAGAAGCAGAAGCGGGACCGCAAGCAGGAGCTGAaggccctgcaggagcaggaccgAGCCCTGTGTGACATCCTGTGCACAGCCCTGTTCACCATCGACACCGgcagtgtgcccagcctggaggaCCTGGACCGCTACCGGCGCCACGTGGCCTCCCTCAACACCCTGAAG GAGCAAAGGCGGGAAGAATTTGTCACCAACAAGCATCAGATCATTCTGCTCATGGAGGAGCTGGACCACACCCCAGACACCAGCTTTGAGCGGGACGTGGtgtgtgaggatgaggaggcgTTCTGCCTGTCCCAGGACAACATCGTGGCCCTGCAGACGCTGCTGCAGCAG CTGGAAGCCCGGCGGGCCCTGAACGAGGCGGTGTGCGCGGAGCTGCGTGCCAGGATCCTCGCGCTCTGGGAAAGGCTGCAGATCCCCGAGGAGGAGAGACAGTCCTCGGCCGTGCACCTGGCCGGGTCCAGGGCCCGGACCAAGAGAGCT TTGCAGCAGGAGGTTGACCGTCTGGAGGAGCTGAAGCTGCAGAACATGAAGTCCGTCATCCACGCCATCCGGGCAGAGCTGGCTGACTACTGGGACAAATGCTTCTACAGccaagagcagagggaaaggttCAGCCCCTTCTATGATG AGGATTACTCAGAGAGCCTGCTGGAGCTGCATGACGCTGAGGTGGGCAAGATGAAGATCTACTACGAAACACACAAAGATCTGTTTGAGGCTGTTCAGAAGTGGCAGGAGAACTGGCAGCTgttcctggagctggag AGTAAAGCAAGTGACCCCAGCCGCTTCACCAATCGAGGAGGAAACCTTCTGAAGGAGGAGAAGCAGCGAGCAAAGCTGCAGAAGACGCTGTCTAGG ctgcaggaggagctggagaggaaggTCCAGACCTGGGAGCAGGAGTTCAAGGGAGCTTTCCTGGTGAAGGGGCAGCAGTTCATGGAGTATGTGTcagagcagtggcagcagtACCGTctagagaaggagaaggagaagcaggagcgG cacctGAAGAAGAGCCGGGAAATGGAGGCAGAGATGCTCTACGGCAGCGCCCCACGGACGCCCATCAAGCGGCGCATGCTCAGCCCCCACACCCCCGCCAAAGCAAGCAAG CTGCACGGCACCTTCAGCGCCAGCACCACATCCAACAGCACTGTTCGCTCAGCCTTCGGGGGAGCCGTCTCCCACTCGCCCACGACTCGGTTGCCACCCTCTGGGAAGAAG TTCAGCCGGGCCCGGACCCCCACCCGCACGGCAGTGAAGCCCCCCCGACGCAGGCTGAGGGAGCAGAACAAGGAGAACATGTCTCAGCTGGACGGAACCACCCTGAGCGGTGGGtgcacccccagagcccctgcCCAGCGTAACCACAGC CGCCAACTTTCAAAGGCTTCCAGCTTTGAAAGCACCTCCCATGTTCTCAACTCCACCACCAACAATGCCGCGTGGTGA
- the RCCD1 gene encoding RCC1 domain-containing protein 1 — MAAPAGVWLAFGFSPEEAAGEPGPGPGPWRLEAGPEGISRVWPAWSYVVVETGAGLEVRSAGQRRRLPGWAEALPSETHLVLRGAAAAGAWRRAAALSGAPRDEPAWSRALPPQPRHPLPLPLLPGGFATPRPPFFTALPAGLRARRLVLGTEHALALGAAGEVFTWGGGRHGQLGHGLLEPELQPRLVEALAGVPMGAVAAGGWHSASVSEAGDLYMWGWNESGQLALPSKALAEERARDEGAGAGSTELMTCREQQAPKDAAFISIQAFPALLDLPQDLEVSAVSCGSRHTAVVTRGGELYTWGWGKYGQLGHGNNISSDQARRVEHLVAKGLRVEEVVCGPWTTYVRVREP; from the exons ATGGCGGCGCCCGCCGGCGTCTGGCTCGCGTTCGGCTTCAGCCCCGAGGAGGCGGCCGGGGagccgggcccgggcccgggcccgtGGCGGCTGGAGGCGGGCCCCGAGGGGATCTCCCGCGTGTGGCCCGCCTGGAGCTACGTGGTCGTGGAGACCG GCGCGGGGCTGGAGGTGCGGAgcgcggggcagcggcggcggctgccgggcTGGGCCGAGGCGCTGCCGTCCGAGACGCACCTGGTGCtgcggggcgcggcggcggccggggcctggcggcgggcggcggcgctgaGCGGGGCGCCGCGGGACGAGCCCGCCTGGAGCCGCGCGCtgccgccgcagccccgccacccgctgccgctgccgctgctgcccggcGGCTTCGCCACGCCGCGGCCGCCCTTCTTCACCGCGCTGCCGGCCGGCCTGCGGGCCCGGCGGCTGGTCCTGGGCACGGAGCACGCCCTCGCACTCGGCGCCGCCGGGGAGGTCTTTACCTGGGGCGGCGGCAg gcatGGGCAGCTGGGCCACGGGCTGCTGGAGCCGGAGCTGCAGCCGCGGCTGGTGGAGGCGCTGGCCGGGGTGCCCATGGGCGCGGTGGCGGCCGGCGGGTGGCACTCGGCCAGCGTTAGTG AGGCTGGAGACCTGTACATGTGGGGCTGGAACGAGTCGGGgcagctggctctgccctccAAGGCGCTGGCAGAGGAGCGAGCGCGAGATGAGGGCGCGGGCGCAG GGAGCACCGAGCTGATGACCTGCCGGGAGCAGCAGGCTCCCAAGGATGCTGCGTTCATCTCCATCCAGGCGTTCCCGGCACTGCTGGACCTGCCGCAGGACCTGGAGGTCAGCGCGGTCAGCTGTGGCTCCCGACACACAGCCGTGGTGACAC GAGGCGGGGAGCTCTACACCTGGGGCTGGG GTAAATACGGACAGCTGGGACACGGGAACAACATCAGCTCTGACCAGGCACGCCGCGTCGAGCACCTGGTGGCCAAGGGGTTGCGTGTGGAGGAGGTGGTATGTGGGCCCTGGACCACCTATGTACGTGTGCGGGAGCCGTGA
- the UNC45A gene encoding protein unc-45 homolog A: protein MEEPVTAEQLRARGNALFQAGDHGAALAAYTEALSLSDAVSERAVLHRNRAACYLKLEDYAKAEADATKAIEADGRDVKALFRRSQALQQLGRLDQAVRDLQRCVSLEPRNKAFQEALRALGSSMHDKMKAMSCTDSKVEQMFQILLDLEEKDADKKQKAAQNLIVLAREEAGAEKIFQSDGVRLLLQLLDTAKADLMLAALRTLVGLCSGHRSRTTAILAELGAPRLAAVLGVEHEQVSLAACNLLHVVFDSLKEGLQKDFRGKEDAVVLDSSRDLKLLIKHLLELLVVEGASAHGRDNALNLLIKVVPRKSPKETNNSLSLWVIDQGLKKILEVGSTVCGSAGSLPVTENSRMSASVLLSKLYEDLKCDAERENFHRLCEDYVRSWFEGHELPGKLRAIQTVSCLLQGPSDAGNRVLELEGIMDSVLSLCASVREAHQLVAVEALIHAADKAKRASFITANGVNLLKEIYKHSERDSIRIRALVGLCKLGSAGGTDFSMKQFAEGSTMKLAKQCRKWLCNEAIDASTRRWAVEGLAYLTFDADVKEEFVEDKAAMQAMFQLAKSEDRSVLYAVASTLVNCTNSYDHEEPDPQMLELAKYAKQHIPEQHPKDKPEFVKRRVRKLLVAGVVSALACMVKSENPALTSSCRELISRVFLALVEEAEDRGGVVAQGGGKALIPLSLEGTEVGQTKAAQALAKITITSNPEMAFPGERIYEVVRPLVSLLHLQRTGLENFEGLMALTNLAGISERLRQKILKERAVPMIEGYMFEEHELIRLAATECMCNMAMSKEVQEMFLAEGSDRLKLMVLYSGEEDEKLRRAASGTLAMLTTLHPPICKRIPQVTVHWLEILQALLLSPSAELQHRGAVVVMNMMAAAREVAEQLIASEMLEILSVLAKDKDKPRVAQAAQESLAHAVAHGLIKPNPEHA from the exons GTGACGGCGGAGCAGCTTCGGGCGCGGGGTAACGCGCTGTTCCAGGCGGGGGATCACGGGGCCGCCCTCGCTGCCTACACGGAGGCTTTGAGCCTGAGCGACGCCGTGTCCGAGCGCGCCGTGCTGCACCGAAACCGCGCCGCGTGTTACCTGAAGCTG GAGGATTACGCCAAGGCGGAGGCTGATGCAACTAAAG CCATCGAGGCTGACGGCCGGGATGTGAAGGCGCTGTTCCGCCGCAGCCAGGCGCTACAGCAGCTGGGCCGCCTGGACCAGGCCGTCAGGGACCTGCAGCGCTGCGTCAGCCTGGAGCCCAGGAACAAGGCCTTCCAGGAGGCCCTGCGcgccctgggcagcagcatgCACGACAAG ATGAAGGCCATGTCCTGCACGGACTCGAAAGTAGAGCAGATGTTCCAGATCTTGCTGGATCTTGAAGAAAAGGATGCGGACAAGAAGCAGAAA GCTGCGCAGAACTTGATCGTGCTGGCACGAGAagaggctggagcagagaaGATCTTCCAGAGTGACGGTGTccggctgctgctgcagctgctggacaCGGCCAAGGCTGACCTGATGCTGGCAGCCCTGCGCACACTGGTGGGACTGTGCTCCGGCCACCGCTCTCGT ACCACGGCCATCTTGGCAGAACTGGGGGCACCCCGTCTTGCAGCGGTGTTGGGAGTGGAGCATGAGCAGGTGTCCCTGGCTGCCTGCAACCTGCTGCACGTGGTGTTCGACTCCCTgaaggaggggctgcagaaaGACTTCCGCGGGAAGGAGGATGCAGTGGTGCTGG ATTCCTCCAGGGACCTGAAATTGCTGATCAAGCACCTCCTGGAGCTGCTAGTGGTGGAAGGGGCCTCAGCACATGGCCGTGACAACGCCCTCAACCTGCTCATCAAGGTGGTGCCCAGGAAGTCACCAAAGGAGACCAACAACAGCCTGAGCCTCTGGGTGATTGATCAGG GCCTAAAGAAGATCCTAGAGGTGGGCAGCACAGTGTGCGGCAGCGCGGGCAGCCTGCCTGTGACAGAGAACAGCCGGATGAGCGCCTCTGTTCTGCTGAGCAAACTGTATGAGGACCTGAAGTGTGATGCTGAGAGGGAAAACTTCCACCGTCTGTGTGAGGACTATGTGAG GAGCTGGTTCGAGGGGCACGAGCTGCCGGGAAAGCTGCGGGCCATTCAGACAGTGTCGTGCCTGCTGCAGGGTCCCTCAGATGCAGGGAACAGGGTGCTCGAGCTGGAGGGGATCATGGACAGTGTGCTGTCCCTCTGCGCCTCTGTCCGCGAGGCCCACCAGCTGGTAGCAGTGGAGGCGCTGATCCACGCGGCCGACAAGGCCAAGCGCGCCTCCTTCATCACGGCCAATGGCGTCAACCTGCTCAAGGAGATCTACAAGCACAGCGAGAGGGACAGCATCCGCATCCGTGCCCTCGTG gggctctgcaagctgggatctgctggaggCACAGACTTCAGCATGAAGCAGTTTGCCGAGGGATCCACCATGAAGCTGGCCAAGCAGTGCCGCAA GTGGCTCTGCAACGAGGCGATCGACGCGAGCACGCGGCGCTGGGCTGTCGAGGGCCTGGCCTACCTCACCTTCGATGCGGATGTCAAGGAGGAGTTTGTGGAAGACAAGGCAGCAATGCAGGCCATGTTTCAGCTGGCCAAG TCAGAGGACAGGAGTGTGCTCTATGCTGTTGCCTCCACGCTGGTGAACTGCACCAACAGCTATGACCACGAGGAGCCGGACCCACAGATGCTGGAGCTGGCCAAGTATGCCAAACAGCACATCCCGGAGCAGCACCCCAAG GACAAGCCAGAGTTTGTGAAGCGGCGGGTGCGGaagctgctggtggctggagtGGTGTCGGCTCTGGCCTGCATGGTGAAGAGCGAGAACCCGGCGCTCACCAGCTCCTGCCGGGAGCTGATCTCCAG AGTGTTCCTGGCACTGGTGGAAGAGGCAGAAGACCGGGGTGGTGTGGTTGCTCAGGGAGGAGGCAAG GCTCTGAtcccactgtccctggaggGCACTGAGGTGGGGCAGACCAAGGCAGCGCAGGCCCTAGCAAAGATCACCATCACCTCCAACCCGGAGATGGCATTCCCTGGGGAGCGG ATCTATGAGGTGGTGCGGCCCCTGGTCAGCCTCCTGCACCTGCAGCGCACGGGCCTGGAGAACTTCGAGGGGCTGATGGCCTTGACCAACCTGGCTGGCATCAGCGAGAGGCTGCG GCAGAAGATCCTGAAAGAGCGGGCTGTGCCCATGATTGAGGGGTACATGTTTGAGGAACACGAGCTGATCCGGCTAGCTGCAACTGAGTGCATGTGCAACATGGCCATGAGCAAGGAG GTGCAGGAGATGTTCCTGGCTGAGGGCAGCGACCGGCTGAAGTTGATGGTCCTGTACAGTGGGGAGGAGGATGAGAAGCTGCGGCGGGCAGCCTCGGGAACCCTGGCCATGCTGACTACCCTGCATCCCCCCATCTGCAAGCGGATTCCCCAGGTG ACGGTACACTGGCTGGAGATCCTGCAGGCCCTGCTGCTGAGCCCCAGTGCGGAGCTGCAGCACCGTGGTGCTGTGGTGGTGATGAACATGATGGCAGCCGCTCGGGAGGTGGCCGAGCAGCTCATCGCCAGCGAGATGCTGGAGATCCTCTCTGTGCTTGCCAAGGACAAGGACAAGCCGCGGGTGGCCCAGGCGGCCCAGGAGAGCCTGGCACACGCAGTGGCTCACGGCCTCATCAAGCCCAACCCCGAGCATGCCTGA